In Scyliorhinus canicula chromosome 27, sScyCan1.1, whole genome shotgun sequence, the following proteins share a genomic window:
- the LOC119957866 gene encoding creatine kinase M-type has product MPFGNTHNKWKLNYSAEAEYPDLTQHNNHMAKALTIDIYKQLRDKETPSGFTLDDVIQTGVDNPGHPFIMTVGCVAGDEESYEVFKALFDPVIQDRHGGYKPTDKHKTDLNHENLKGGDDLDPNYVLSSRVRTGRSIKAIALPPHCSRGERRLVEKLCINALNTLTGELKGKYYPLSSMSDAEQQQLIDDHFLFDKPISPLLLASGMARDWPDGRGIWHNDNKTFLVWVNEEDHLRVISMQQGGNMKEVFRRFCVGLKTIEELFLKAGHGFMWNEHLGYVLTCPSNLGTGLRGGVHVKIPHLCKHPKFGEVLKRTRLQKRGTGGVDTEAVGSVYDISNADRLGFSEVEQVQMVVDGVKLMIEMEKHLEKGKSIDDLMPAQK; this is encoded by the exons ATGCCTTTCGGTAACACTCACAACAAATGGAAGCTGAATTATTCAGCGGAGGCCGAATACCCCGACCTCACCCAGCACAACAACCACATGGCCAAGGCTTTGACTATCGATATCTACAAGCAACTCCGTGACAAGGAAACCCCCAGCGGTTTCACCCTCGACGATGTGATCCAGACTGGCGTGGACAACCCAG gtcATCCCTTCATCATGACGGTGGGCTGCGTTGCCGGTGATGAGGAGTCTTACGAGGTCTTCAAGGCGCTGTTCGATCCCGTCATTCAGGACCGTCACGGAGGCTACAAACCAACGGATAAACACAAGACTGACCTCAACCACGAGAATCTGAAG GGAGGTGACGACCTTGACCCCAACTATGTCCTGAGCAGCCGGGTCCGCACTGGGCGAAGCATTAAGGCGATCGCCCTTCCACCACACTGCAGTCGCGGAGAACGCCGTCTCGTCGAGAAGCTTTGCATAAACG CTCTCAACACCCTGACCGGCGAGCTGAAGGGGAAGTATTATCCCCTCTCCAGTATGTCTGACGCGGAGCAGCAACAGCTGATCGATGACCACTTCCTGTTTGACAAGCCCATCTCCCCCTTGCTCCTCGCCTCTGGTATGGCCCGTGATTGGCCCGATGGCAGAGGAATTTG GCACAATGACAACAAGACCTTCTTGGTCTGGGTCAACGAGGAGGACCATCTCCGGGTCATCTCCATGCAGCAGGGTGGCAACATGAAGGAGGTCTTCCGACGTTTCTGCGTGGGCCTGAAAACG ATTGAAGAACTTTTTCTCAAGGCTGGTCATGGCTTTATGTGGAATGAACATCTTGGCTACGTCCTGACCTGCCCCTCTAACCTGGGGACCGGCCTACGCGGCGGCGTCCACGTCAAGATCCCCCACCTGTGCAAGCACCCAAAATTCGGCGAAGTTCTCAAGAGGACACGGCTGCAGAAGCGCGGCACAG GTGGTGTGGACACCGAGGCCGTTGGCAGCGTCTATGACATCTCCAACGCTGATCGCCTGGGCTTCTCCGAGGTCGAACAGGTCCAGATGGTCGTCGATGGCGTCAAGCTGATGATCGAGATGGAGAAGCACTTGGAGAAAGGAAAGAGCATCGACGACCTGATGCCAGCCCAGAAGTAA